In one window of Nycticebus coucang isolate mNycCou1 chromosome 23, mNycCou1.pri, whole genome shotgun sequence DNA:
- the LOC128575990 gene encoding T-complex protein 11 X-linked protein 2-like isoform X1, whose translation MPKSEETVLQNDPNEAKCGAHNSETSEKNQEEEDFCLNNYSPRLIETINEVSRMSIAHEIMVNQDFYMEENVLSPNSLEDRFMETLYNVFWDHLREQLLSNPPEFTCALELMTEVKEVLLSLLLPRHIRLKNEIKEVLDMDLLKQEAEPGALDVSRLSNCILSLMTLLCAPVRDEAVKKLQSITDPAQLLRGIFHVLGLMKMDMANYTIQSIRPYLQEYSMQYERAKFQELLDKQPNLLDYTKKWLTKAATDLITPCLDSPDIPSSSSMACSTPDKAAKNSDPPNPIMVLYQGYLNLLLWDPENEEFPETLLMDRIRVQEMGSHLRHLTILASVLLVARSFSGSILFNSPGFVDKLKCITKAVTEEFNSKPEEAMLNVSEQVSQEIHCGLKDLGFTALSSENTVCLIGQLQNITKKENRVRSIIDQRLLLFLKCCLVRGMQESLLHFPEGLNHIEGELTELGRKFVKLMHHNQQVFGPYYAEILKNVDTLVQAQETEVEPI comes from the coding sequence ATGCCCAAGAGTGAGGAAACTGTACTCCAAAATGATCCCAATGAAGCAAAGTGTGGAGCCCATAATTctgaaacatcagagaagaacCAAGAAGAGGAAGACTTCTGTTTAAATAACTACTCTCCTCGTCTAATAGAAACAATTAACGAAGTTTCCAGGATGAGCATTGCTCATGAAATCATGGTAAATCAAGATTTCTACATGGAAGAGAATGTTTTATCTCCAAACAGTCTGGAAGACAGGTTCATGGAGACATTGTACAATGTTTTTTGGGACCATTTAAGAGAACAACTCTTGAGTAATCCTCCCGAATTCACTTGTGCTCTTGAACTTATGACAGAAGTTAAGGAGGTTTTGCTATCACTGCTATTACCACGCCACATCCGcctaaaaaatgagattaaagaagTTCTGGACATGGATCTCCTCAAGCAAGAAGCAGAACCTGGAGCCCTAGATGTCTCTCGTCTCTCTAACTGCATTCTTAGTTTGATGACCCTGCTATGTGCACCAGTTCGAGATGAAGCAGTAAAGAAACTACAGAGCATAACAGATCCAGCACAGTTACTGAGGGGCATCTTCCATGTTCTGGGCCTAATGAAAATGGACATGGCGAACTATACCATCCAGAGCATTCGACCCTACCTGCAGGAATATTCCATGCAGTATGAAAGAGCTAAATTCCAGGAACTCCTTGACAAACAACCCAATCTCCTTGATTACACCAAGAAATGGCTaaccaaagcagccacagacctCATTACACCATGTCTGGATTCTCCTGACATCCCCAGCTCCTCCAGCATGGCCTGTTCAACTCCAGACAAGGCAGCTAAGAATTCAGATCCTCCCAATCCCATAATGGTGCTATACCAGGGCTACCTGAATCTCCTCCTCTGGGatcctgaaaatgaagaattccctgagactctgctgatGGACAGAATCCGGGTCCAGGAAATGGGGTCCCATTTGCGCCACTTGACTATATTGGCCTCAGTCTTACTAGTGGCTAGAAGTTTCTCTGGTTCAATTTTATTCAACTCACCTGGATTTGTGGATAAACTGAAATGCATAACCAAGGCTGTGACTGAGGAATTTAACTCCAAGCCTGAAGAAGCTATGTTGAATGTGAGTGAACAGGTGTCTCAGGAAATTCATTGTGGCCTCAAGGACCTGGGCTTTACTGCCCTAAGCAGTGAAAACACAGTATGTCTTATAGGACAACTCCAGAAcatcaccaagaaagaaaaccGTGTCCGTAGTATCATTGATCAGCGcctccttttgtttctcaaatgctGTTTGGTTCGTGGCATGCAGGAGTCTCTGCTACACTTCCCTGAAGGCCTTAATCACATCGAAGGAGAGTTGACAGAACTAGGCCGGAAGTTTGTCAAGCTGATGCATCATAATCAGCAGGTATTTGGCCCATACTATGCTGAGATCCTAAAAAATGTCGATACTCTAGTTCAAGCACAAGAAACAGAAGTGGAACCTATCTGA
- the LOC128575990 gene encoding T-complex protein 11 X-linked protein 2-like isoform X2, producing the protein METLYNVFWDHLREQLLSNPPEFTCALELMTEVKEVLLSLLLPRHIRLKNEIKEVLDMDLLKQEAEPGALDVSRLSNCILSLMTLLCAPVRDEAVKKLQSITDPAQLLRGIFHVLGLMKMDMANYTIQSIRPYLQEYSMQYERAKFQELLDKQPNLLDYTKKWLTKAATDLITPCLDSPDIPSSSSMACSTPDKAAKNSDPPNPIMVLYQGYLNLLLWDPENEEFPETLLMDRIRVQEMGSHLRHLTILASVLLVARSFSGSILFNSPGFVDKLKCITKAVTEEFNSKPEEAMLNVSEQVSQEIHCGLKDLGFTALSSENTVCLIGQLQNITKKENRVRSIIGVSATLP; encoded by the exons ATGGAGACATTGTACAATGTTTTTTGGGACCATTTAAGAGAACAACTCTTGAGTAATCCTCCCGAATTCACTTGTGCTCTTGAACTTATGACAGAAGTTAAGGAGGTTTTGCTATCACTGCTATTACCACGCCACATCCGcctaaaaaatgagattaaagaagTTCTGGACATGGATCTCCTCAAGCAAGAAGCAGAACCTGGAGCCCTAGATGTCTCTCGTCTCTCTAACTGCATTCTTAGTTTGATGACCCTGCTATGTGCACCAGTTCGAGATGAAGCAGTAAAGAAACTACAGAGCATAACAGATCCAGCACAGTTACTGAGGGGCATCTTCCATGTTCTGGGCCTAATGAAAATGGACATGGCGAACTATACCATCCAGAGCATTCGACCCTACCTGCAGGAATATTCCATGCAGTATGAAAGAGCTAAATTCCAGGAACTCCTTGACAAACAACCCAATCTCCTTGATTACACCAAGAAATGGCTaaccaaagcagccacagacctCATTACACCATGTCTGGATTCTCCTGACATCCCCAGCTCCTCCAGCATGGCCTGTTCAACTCCAGACAAGGCAGCTAAGAATTCAGATCCTCCCAATCCCATAATGGTGCTATACCAGGGCTACCTGAATCTCCTCCTCTGGGatcctgaaaatgaagaattccctgagactctgctgatGGACAGAATCCGGGTCCAGGAAATGGGGTCCCATTTGCGCCACTTGACTATATTGGCCTCAGTCTTACTAGTGGCTAGAAGTTTCTCTGGTTCAATTTTATTCAACTCACCTGGATTTGTGGATAAACTGAAATGCATAACCAAGGCTGTGACTGAGGAATTTAACTCCAAGCCTGAAGAAGCTATGTTGAATGTGAGTGAACAGGTGTCTCAGGAAATTCATTGTGGCCTCAAGGACCTGGGCTTTACTGCCCTAAGCAGTGAAAACACAGTATGTCTTATAGGACAACTCCAGAAcatcaccaagaaagaaaaccGTGTCCGTAGTATCAT AGGAGTCTCTGCTACACTTCCCTGA